In Mycoplasmopsis cynos, the following are encoded in one genomic region:
- a CDS encoding PTS transporter subunit IIABC, translating to MFSIKTEKFLKFFKGNKEKKLNNSDSGRLRRTLSKISGAFLLPISVMSIAGMFLGVGAAIAGIDNSNFGLVLFGDLIKALGEPVFASLPLLFAVAFVIAFTDEAGVAVFATVIGYLVFASVQSVFIWPEYTYSLKDADSSSIEKLKDAANNVKDLKVLNKELVGYTILFKAGGRSPESLKQVVGSTLGVTSLQTSVFGGIAVGLIVQWIYRRFHTIQLPQFISFFGGKRFVSLVTIPTMAVLALIFIIFWPWIGIVLNLFGNLLSKAPLGVESLIFGFLERSLVPFGLHHAFYAPLWYSDAGGNVSASVNDFLKNYTVIKDAAEATKYNVNYLIIDSSLQELINKVNADPSQYVGDSTAALSLLKLDDTVDYKLVYLKEGKRIIETYKVPLFEFVAHTGVKIGRFTDGKFAFMIFGLPAAGLAMILAAPKENRKVAIGAVFPAALTAAVTGVTEPIEFTFLFLAPYMFWGFHAAMCAISFMLANILGVHIPQAFSGGFLDLLLYGIIPFAKGTNFYFTFVVGIIYAPIYFVVFYFVIKWKDLGTPGRGQNLKLFTKADYINRNKELNSSSNESSDSEFKNIDHQALAIVQGLGGTNNISAYNNCASRLRYDVRDLSLVNERILKEAGAYGIKFEGETHVQIIIGPAAEQLNAMIKSQRELIAKYEMKSQSLTEQSLESNLNQEMAQDSRENVQSLNMEQAQMTESMKNSMEVSETSEEIKETFAPMEEIIDKKPIKVQTAAVGEIKNLEELSDGVFSAKIMGNGFAVKFNSKIIGNVYSPVSGVISMVFPSKHAYGIKTKDGAELLVHIGIDTVKLNGEGFKNFVEKGSKVKAGDKLAQVDLKLLKSKKIVSDVVVIVLKEGTKNDFTFEENKNKVLTKSELVGKIR from the coding sequence ATGTTTTCAATAAAAACAGAAAAATTTTTAAAGTTTTTTAAAGGGAACAAAGAGAAAAAACTTAATAACAGCGACTCTGGTAGATTAAGACGAACTCTCTCAAAGATTTCTGGTGCATTCTTGCTACCGATTTCAGTTATGTCTATTGCTGGAATGTTTTTAGGTGTTGGTGCTGCTATTGCTGGTATTGACAATTCTAACTTTGGTCTTGTATTATTCGGTGATCTTATTAAAGCACTAGGTGAACCTGTTTTTGCTTCATTACCATTATTATTTGCTGTAGCTTTTGTTATAGCATTTACTGATGAAGCTGGTGTTGCGGTTTTTGCAACTGTTATTGGATATTTGGTCTTTGCATCAGTTCAATCAGTTTTTATATGACCTGAGTATACTTATAGCTTAAAAGATGCTGATAGTAGTTCGATTGAAAAACTTAAAGACGCTGCTAATAATGTTAAAGACTTAAAAGTTTTAAATAAAGAACTTGTAGGTTATACTATTTTATTTAAAGCTGGTGGAAGAAGTCCAGAATCATTAAAACAAGTAGTTGGTTCTACATTAGGTGTGACATCGCTACAAACATCTGTATTTGGTGGTATTGCGGTTGGGTTAATTGTTCAATGAATATATAGAAGATTTCACACAATACAATTACCACAATTCATTTCGTTCTTTGGTGGAAAAAGATTTGTTTCACTTGTAACAATTCCTACAATGGCGGTTCTTGCTCTTATATTTATTATTTTTTGACCATGAATCGGGATTGTACTAAACTTATTTGGTAACTTATTAAGTAAGGCCCCTCTTGGAGTTGAATCACTTATTTTTGGTTTTCTAGAAAGATCATTAGTTCCATTTGGACTACATCATGCTTTCTATGCACCATTATGATATTCTGATGCTGGTGGTAATGTTAGTGCAAGTGTTAATGATTTTCTTAAAAATTACACAGTTATCAAAGATGCTGCAGAAGCAACAAAATATAATGTAAATTATTTAATTATTGATAGTTCATTACAAGAATTAATTAATAAGGTAAATGCTGATCCATCTCAATATGTAGGGGATTCTACAGCTGCTTTATCATTATTAAAACTTGACGATACTGTTGATTATAAACTTGTGTATTTGAAAGAAGGGAAAAGAATAATTGAAACTTACAAAGTTCCATTATTTGAATTTGTTGCTCATACAGGAGTAAAAATTGGTAGATTTACAGATGGTAAATTTGCATTTATGATTTTCGGGTTACCTGCTGCTGGTCTTGCTATGATTTTAGCTGCCCCAAAAGAAAATCGTAAAGTTGCTATTGGTGCTGTATTTCCTGCTGCACTTACAGCCGCTGTAACTGGTGTTACAGAACCGATTGAATTTACCTTCTTATTCTTAGCTCCATATATGTTTTGAGGATTCCATGCTGCAATGTGTGCAATATCATTTATGCTTGCAAACATTTTAGGCGTTCATATTCCACAAGCGTTTTCAGGTGGATTCTTAGACTTATTACTATACGGAATTATTCCTTTTGCAAAAGGAACAAACTTCTACTTTACATTTGTTGTAGGTATAATTTATGCTCCTATTTACTTTGTTGTATTCTACTTTGTGATTAAATGAAAAGATTTAGGAACACCAGGTAGAGGTCAAAATCTTAAATTATTTACAAAAGCTGACTATATTAATAGAAATAAAGAATTAAATTCATCTTCAAATGAATCATCAGATAGTGAATTTAAAAATATTGATCATCAAGCTTTAGCGATTGTTCAAGGATTAGGTGGAACAAATAATATTTCAGCATACAATAACTGTGCTTCAAGACTAAGATATGATGTTAGAGATTTATCACTAGTTAATGAAAGAATTTTAAAAGAAGCTGGTGCATATGGAATTAAATTTGAAGGTGAAACTCATGTTCAAATTATTATTGGTCCAGCGGCTGAACAATTAAATGCAATGATTAAATCTCAAAGAGAATTAATTGCTAAATATGAAATGAAATCTCAATCATTAACCGAGCAATCACTTGAAAGTAATTTGAACCAAGAAATGGCTCAAGATTCTAGAGAAAATGTGCAAAGTTTAAATATGGAACAAGCACAAATGACTGAATCAATGAAAAATTCAATGGAAGTTAGCGAAACATCTGAAGAAATTAAAGAAACCTTTGCTCCAATGGAAGAAATTATTGATAAAAAACCGATTAAAGTTCAAACCGCTGCTGTCGGTGAAATAAAAAATCTTGAAGAATTAAGCGATGGTGTATTTTCAGCAAAAATTATGGGAAATGGTTTTGCTGTTAAGTTCAATTCAAAAATTATTGGTAATGTTTATTCACCTGTTTCTGGTGTTATATCAATGGTATTTCCATCAAAACATGCATATGGAATTAAGACTAAAGATGGTGCTGAATTATTAGTTCATATTGGGATTGATACTGTTAAACTTAATGGTGAAGGATTTAAGAATTTTGTTGAAAAAGGTTCAAAAGTTAAAGCAGGTGATAAATTAGCTCAAGTTGATTTAAAACTTCTTAAAAGTAAGAAAATTGTTTCTGATGTTGTTGTTATTGTTTTAAAAGAAGGAACAAAAAATGACTTCACTTTTGAAGAAAATAAAAACAAGGTATTAACAAAATCTGAATTAGTAGGAAAGATTAGATAA
- a CDS encoding ABC transporter ATP-binding protein — protein sequence MEKTQKFSTWKTIKLLFSFTKVFKKTIFLASTFSFINTIAYIVGSLLIGSIITIFFEPLKTTSITQFQSTKFFIYLSILLLCFIVYGIFRYLEVCLFVKVSFGTADNIRKELVAKILRLRISFYDQNKAGDIISTLMLDVTNIALSLNLVLSSIVNALINIFISIIIMFLVSTKLTLIVIPISLIMFIAIIILIKKSQPYFIYVQNAFGRLNAFIEESLSNTKVTNAFEQQDKMLEDLKIITKQIRNTAFKSDLITKSFDTIFSVMSNIIILIITAIAALFYLQNQTTWGITNILGASTNIFTPGVIIAYIALNWNFLGPFQNALGVIFNAQVGVASTTRVAKILNEVEPVIPDQHIKIARVIYDEKLNYFKETKENNPLSFFVWKYFDLETKKYKFKSIKGNIEFKNVYFKYNEKSHKYQLNNASFSVFQGQKIAIVGPTGAGKTTIVNLITKYYQYNKGSIKIDGFELNEIDTNCLRDIMTIVLQDSFLFNDTIIDNLKMSNPDATFNQIEYAAQLTKAHDFILGMEKSYQTMIENNGSNLSQGEKQLLSLTRAILSNRNILILDEATSNIDSSTERIVQKAMLHLMEYKTAFIIAHRLSTIKNADLIIVVNDGKIIEQGTHNSLLEQKGFYYNLYKSQFEKI from the coding sequence ATGGAAAAGACTCAAAAATTTTCAACATGAAAAACTATTAAATTATTGTTCTCATTTACAAAAGTTTTCAAAAAAACAATATTTCTTGCATCTACATTTTCATTCATTAACACTATTGCGTACATAGTTGGTAGCTTATTAATTGGCTCAATTATTACTATATTTTTTGAGCCACTAAAGACCACATCTATAACCCAATTCCAAAGTACAAAATTTTTCATTTACTTAAGTATATTGTTACTTTGTTTTATAGTTTATGGAATTTTTAGGTATTTAGAAGTGTGTTTATTTGTTAAGGTTAGTTTTGGAACTGCTGATAATATTAGAAAAGAATTAGTAGCTAAAATTCTAAGACTAAGAATTTCATTTTATGATCAAAACAAAGCTGGTGATATAATTTCTACTCTAATGCTTGATGTGACTAATATTGCTCTATCATTAAACTTAGTATTATCATCAATAGTTAATGCACTAATAAATATTTTCATTTCAATTATTATTATGTTTTTAGTTTCTACTAAATTAACATTAATTGTAATTCCAATTTCATTAATAATGTTCATTGCTATTATTATATTAATCAAAAAATCTCAACCTTATTTCATCTATGTTCAAAATGCTTTTGGACGTTTAAATGCATTTATTGAAGAAAGTCTTTCAAACACAAAAGTTACTAATGCATTTGAACAACAAGACAAGATGCTCGAGGATTTAAAAATTATCACCAAGCAAATTAGAAACACCGCGTTTAAAAGTGATTTAATCACCAAAAGCTTTGATACTATTTTCTCAGTTATGTCCAACATTATAATTTTAATTATAACTGCTATCGCTGCATTATTTTATTTGCAAAATCAAACAACATGAGGAATAACAAATATTTTAGGTGCTTCAACTAACATATTCACGCCTGGTGTAATCATTGCATATATTGCCTTAAATTGAAATTTCTTAGGTCCCTTTCAAAATGCTTTAGGTGTGATATTTAATGCGCAAGTTGGAGTTGCTTCAACCACTAGGGTGGCTAAAATTTTAAATGAAGTTGAACCTGTTATTCCTGATCAACATATAAAAATCGCAAGAGTTATTTATGATGAAAAATTAAATTATTTTAAAGAAACAAAAGAAAATAATCCCCTAAGTTTTTTTGTTTGAAAATATTTTGATTTAGAAACTAAAAAATATAAATTTAAGTCAATTAAGGGTAATATAGAATTTAAAAATGTATATTTTAAATACAATGAAAAATCACATAAATACCAACTTAATAATGCTAGTTTTTCAGTGTTTCAAGGTCAAAAAATCGCAATTGTCGGCCCAACTGGCGCTGGAAAAACCACAATCGTTAATCTTATTACTAAGTATTACCAATACAATAAAGGAAGTATTAAAATCGATGGTTTTGAACTTAATGAAATAGACACAAATTGTCTTAGAGATATAATGACAATAGTATTGCAAGATTCATTTTTATTTAATGATACAATCATTGATAACCTAAAAATGTCTAATCCAGATGCAACATTTAATCAAATCGAGTATGCTGCACAATTGACAAAAGCTCATGATTTTATTCTTGGAATGGAAAAATCTTATCAAACTATGATAGAAAATAATGGTTCAAATCTTTCACAAGGAGAAAAGCAACTTCTTTCTTTAACAAGAGCAATTTTATCAAATAGAAATATTTTAATTCTTGATGAAGCTACATCTAATATTGATTCAAGCACAGAAAGAATTGTTCAAAAGGCAATGCTTCACTTAATGGAGTATAAAACTGCATTTATTATTGCGCATCGTTTAAGCACTATTAAAAATGCAGATTTGATTATTGTTGTTAATGATGGAAAAATTATTGAACAAGGAACTCATAATTCATTATTAGAACAAAAGGGGTTCTACTATAATTTATATAAATCTCAATTTGAAAAAATTTAA